TGAGGTAATCGACATGCACTTTCATCATAAATCGGTCGACCTGGGCCTCGGGCAGCGGGTAGGTGCCCTCCTGCTCCACCGGGTTCTGAGTGGCCAGCACCAGAAACGGCAGATCCAGCGGATACGTGGTTTCGCCGATGGTGACCTGCTTTTCCTGCATGGCTTCGAGCAGAGCGCTCTGCACCTTGGCCGGGGAGCGGTTCACTTCGTCGGCCAGCACCAGGTTGGCGAAAATCGGACCTTTCTTGACTTCAAATACCGACTGGTTCTGATTGTAAATCATGGTGCCGACCAAATCGGACGGCAGCAGGTCGGGGGTGAACTGCACGCGCTGGAAGTGCAGGTGCAGCACCTTCGACAGCGTACTGATGGTCAGCGTCTTGGCCAGGCCCGGCACACCTTCCAGCAGGATGTGGCCGCCGGTGCACAAGCCAATCAGCAGGCGGCCGACCATGTACTGCTGTCCCACCACCACTTTTCCTACTTCGGCAAATACTTGCTTAATCTTTTGTTGGTAGTCAGCGGCTTGCATCGGCGGCACAAGGTCAGAAGAAGGCAACGACATAAGAAACGGGAACGGTACTCTCGTTAAAGGTAGCAAAAGCGCACCGACCTGCCGGTACCACGCCGCGGAATTTGGGTCTGCCGGAGCCTTTTTACCGGCCTTGATCTTGATGGCATGTGCAGCAGAACCGGTATATTCGCTGGATTCTTAGCTCCTCTATTCTTACCGGCCATGCCCGCCCCTACTGCTCCCGCTCCCGCCGACCTACGCCGTTTCCTGCTGCTGGCCGTGGCTTTTTACGCCCTCTGGTTTTTTGGTTACGAGCGGGCCCTAGCCCCCGATGGCCGCCTCGACGCAGCTTTGTCGGCTAATATCACCACGGCCAGCGCGGCGGCTCTGCGCGGCCTGGGCTTCGACAGCAGCGTGCACGGCCTGGACCCGTACTTGGTGCTGCTCAACAGCCAGCCGGTGGTGCGGGTGGGGCATCCGTGCAACGGGCTGGTGCTTTATGCGCTGTTTGCGGGCTTCGTCCTGGCTTTTCCGGGGCCCTGGCGGCGTAAGCTGTGGTTTATTCCGGTGGGCATGCTGGTCATCTACGGGATTAACGTGGTGCGCATTGGGGCCCTGGCCCTAAACCACCTCTACTCCCACCACACGGTCGAGTTCAACCACCACTACACGTTTACCTTCATCGTGTACGCCTTCATCTTTATGCTCTGGATGCTCTGGGCCCGTCGCCTGTCTAGCCCTGCTCCTCTTCCCGCCCATGCCTGATACTGCGGCCCCATTGGCTTCTTCCTCCTCATATC
Above is a genomic segment from Hymenobacter cellulosivorans containing:
- the xrtX gene encoding exosortase X — its product is MPAPTAPAPADLRRFLLLAVAFYALWFFGYERALAPDGRLDAALSANITTASAAALRGLGFDSSVHGLDPYLVLLNSQPVVRVGHPCNGLVLYALFAGFVLAFPGPWRRKLWFIPVGMLVIYGINVVRIGALALNHLYSHHTVEFNHHYTFTFIVYAFIFMLWMLWARRLSSPAPLPAHA
- a CDS encoding AAA family ATPase; translated protein: MSLPSSDLVPPMQAADYQQKIKQVFAEVGKVVVGQQYMVGRLLIGLCTGGHILLEGVPGLAKTLTISTLSKVLHLHFQRVQFTPDLLPSDLVGTMIYNQNQSVFEVKKGPIFANLVLADEVNRSPAKVQSALLEAMQEKQVTIGETTYPLDLPFLVLATQNPVEQEGTYPLPEAQVDRFMMKVHVDYLKKADELEVMRRMANMSYVGEVNPILTKEDIFGIRSMINQVQISETLEKYIIELVFATRKPAEYDLAEFAQYVQFGVSPRASIALHRAAKAVAFFDDRDYVLPEDIKDVAGDVLNHRILLNYEAEADGIRTQDLIEAILRKVPIS